In Vitis riparia cultivar Riparia Gloire de Montpellier isolate 1030 chromosome 19, EGFV_Vit.rip_1.0, whole genome shotgun sequence, the following proteins share a genomic window:
- the LOC117908649 gene encoding cytochrome P450 CYP72A219-like — MEMKQLNLVALSFAFITILIYAWRILNWMWLRPKRLERCLKQQGLAGNSYRLLYGDFKEMSMMIKEATSRPISISDDIVQRVAPFHYHSIKKYGKSSFIWMGLKPRVNIMEPELIRDVLSMHAVFRKPRAHALGKQPVSGLVFLEGEKWAKHRKIINPAFRLEKLKNMLPAFHLSCSDMISKWERKLSTEGSCELDVWPYLQNLTGDAISRTAFGSNYEEGRMIFELQREQAQLLVQFSQSACIPGWRFLPTKSNKRMKQIRKEVNALLWGIIDKRGKAMKAGETLNDDLLGILLESNFKEIQEHENDKNVGMCIKDVIEECKIFYFAGQETTSALLLWTMVLLSKHPNWQARAREEVLHVFGNNKPEGDGLNHLKVVVMILHEVLRLYPPVPLLARTVYEDIQVGDMYLPAGVDVSLPTILVHHDHEIWGEDAREFNPERFSQGVLKAMKSPVSFFPFGWGSRLCIGQNFALLEAKMVLAMILQRFSFTLSPSYSHAPSSLVTLKPQYGAHLILHGI, encoded by the exons ATGGAAATGAAGCAGCTGAACTTAGTTGCCTTATCCTTTGCTTTCATCACTATCCTAATATATGCATGGAGGATACTGAATTGGATGTGGTTGAGGCCGAAAAGGCTAGAGAGGTGCCTTAAACAGCAAGGTCTGGCTGGAAATTCTTACAGGCTGTTGTATGGGGACTTCAAAGAAATGTCCATGATGATAAAAGAAGCAACTTCAAGACCCATCAGCATCTCCGATGATATTGTGCAACGTGTCGCACCCTTTCATTACCATTCCATCAAGAAATATG GTAAAAGTTCTTTTATATGGATGGGCCTAAAACCAAGGGTCAACATTATGGAGCCTGAACTGATAAGGGATGTTCTATCCATGCACGCTGTCTTCAGAAAGCCAAGAGCTCATGCACTTGGGAAGCAGCCAGTTTCTGGACTAGTTTTTTTGGAAGGCGAGAAATGGGCTAAACATAGAAAGATCATAAACCCCGCATTCCGACTAGAAAAACTGAAG AACATGTTACCCGCATTTCATTTGAGCTGTAGCGACATGATAAGCAAATGGGAAAGGAAGCTCTCAACAGAGGGGTCATGTGAGTTGGATGTTTGGCCCTATCTTCAAAATTTGACAGGTGATGCGATTTCGCGGACAGCATTTGGTAGTAACTATGAAGAAGGAAGAATGATATTCGAACTGCAGAGAGAACAAGCGCAACTTTTGGTCCAGTTCTCACAGTCAGCTTGCATTCCAGGATGGCG GTTTTTGCCTACAAAGTCCAATAAGAGGATGAAGCAAATTAGAAAAGAAGTAAATGCATTGTTGTGGGGTATTATCGACAAAAGAGGGAAGGCAATGAAGGCTGGCGAAACTCTTAATGACGACTTATTAGGTATACTACtggaatccaattttaaagaaattcaaGAACATGAAAATGACAAGAACGTTGGAATGTGTATCAAAGATGTCATTGAGGAGTGTAAGATATTTTACTTTGCCGGTCAAGAGACTACCTCAGCTCTGCTTCTATGGACAATGGTTCTATTGAGCAAACATCCAAACTGGCAAGCTCGTGCAAGAGAAGAGGTTTTACATGTTTTTGGCAACAACAAACCTGAAGGAGATGGACTAAATCACCTTAAAGTT GTTGTGATGATTCTTCATGAGGTTCTTAGGCTATATCCACCGGTCCCCTTGCTTGCTCGAACTGTTTATGAGGACATCCAAGTAGGAGACATGTATTTACCTGCTGGAGTGGATGTCTCCTTACCAACAATCCTGGTACAtcatgatcatgaaatttgggGAGAAGATGCAAGGGAGTTCAATCCAGAGAGGTTCTCCCAAGGAGTTTTGAAGGCAATGAAAAGTCCAGTTTCATTCTTCCCCTTTGGTTGGGGTTCTCGATTATGCATTGGACAAAACTTTGCATTATTGGAAGCTAAAATGGTGCTTGCAATGATCCTACAGCGCTTCTCATTCACCCTTTCACCATCCTATTCTCATGCTCCTTCTAGTCTTGTTACTTTGAAACCCCAATATGGGGCACACTTGATTTTACATGGGATCTAG